Proteins found in one Chitinispirillum alkaliphilum genomic segment:
- a CDS encoding Flagellar basal-body rod protein FlgC produces MSVGGIFSGLKISASGMRAQRIRQNTISSNLANAETTRTAEGGPYRRQFVSFLAPSNRRDTKILNSEVTLHGTSSSQGHIPIPASNFPRDERFFGRGVEVSEIREDSRPPRLVHDPAHPDADENGYVAMPNVNIIQEMTDMISATRAYEANVTAFNATKNMLMQALQI; encoded by the coding sequence ATGTCAGTAGGTGGCATCTTTTCAGGTCTTAAAATCAGCGCTTCCGGTATGAGAGCTCAGAGAATTCGCCAAAACACCATTTCATCAAATTTGGCCAATGCTGAAACAACCCGTACTGCTGAGGGAGGCCCGTACAGAAGACAGTTTGTCTCTTTTCTGGCTCCAAGCAACAGAAGGGACACAAAAATCTTGAACAGTGAAGTTACCTTGCATGGTACATCCTCTTCCCAGGGGCATATCCCTATCCCTGCTTCAAACTTCCCCCGTGATGAGCGGTTTTTTGGAAGGGGAGTGGAGGTTTCAGAGATAAGGGAGGATTCACGTCCACCAAGACTGGTACACGATCCCGCTCATCCCGATGCCGATGAGAATGGATATGTTGCAATGCCAAATGTTAACATTATTCAGGAAATGACAGATATGATCTCTGCCACAAGAGCATACGAAGCGAATGTGACAGCATTCAATGCCACAAAAAACATGCTCATGCAGGCTCTGCAGATTTAA
- a CDS encoding Flagellar hook-basal body complex protein FliE, with protein sequence MNINNIGPIGNSNPAERKPAANNPLQGPSFKDTLNGFLKDVNELQQKADVSIKKMSAGEITDVHQVMSTVEEANVAFNMMMEIRNKVMDAYQEIMRIRL encoded by the coding sequence ATGAACATCAATAACATAGGGCCGATCGGGAACAGTAACCCTGCAGAAAGAAAACCAGCTGCAAACAATCCGCTGCAAGGTCCCTCCTTTAAGGACACCTTGAATGGCTTCCTCAAAGATGTAAATGAATTGCAGCAAAAAGCGGATGTTTCAATTAAAAAAATGTCTGCAGGTGAAATCACCGATGTGCATCAGGTGATGTCCACCGTTGAAGAAGCCAATGTTGCATTCAACATGATGATGGAGATCAGGAATAAGGTGATGGATGCGTATCAGGAGATAATGAGAATACGTCTCTAA
- a CDS encoding Flagellar M-ring protein FliF has protein sequence MSDFFKQLIAQLSAVWQKLSLQQKVITSALVGFTLFGLIGLLVWSHGTGTAAEGGYRVLYSNLDIEDASSVVTILDQNNYRYRIESDGRTIMVPARQLYQARMALAGEGLPAGRSIGYEIFDQNNFGMTDFVQKINSRRALEGEIQRTIEGLSEVQEARVHIVIPENTIFLDVKNDAKASVVIRCVHGRQLSADQIRGITHLVSSSVDGLKPQNISIVDFNGKLLSNPFAHDEIALATSSNMELKQTVERYLESKSNQMLTAILGPSKAYVKVSAELDFDRVEKTIERFDPESRVIRSEERVEESTRNAPDGDHLRERSLTNYEIDRTLQSVVQEVGNVRRLSVSVAVDGRYEEGEEGEMVFTQRSIEELQNIEDIVKNAVGYDLARGDQITVSGMQFDNEMLRRQRDDMRSREEWEFRVNIAKYVVGFFIALLLIFFLRYLAKTLADAMNPPVPALEQFGLQEEVIPEVDETVRSRSEILERVEIMTREEPVNISSIIKEWLSEPAPSNKRKK, from the coding sequence ATGTCTGATTTTTTCAAACAGTTGATAGCCCAGCTTTCTGCCGTATGGCAGAAACTCTCACTTCAGCAGAAAGTTATAACCTCCGCACTGGTTGGGTTTACTCTTTTTGGGCTTATCGGTCTGCTTGTCTGGTCACACGGGACAGGAACTGCTGCTGAGGGCGGCTACAGAGTGCTCTATTCAAACCTTGACATAGAAGATGCATCCTCTGTCGTGACAATCCTCGATCAAAACAATTACCGCTACAGAATCGAATCCGACGGACGCACCATTATGGTTCCCGCCAGGCAGCTCTACCAGGCCCGCATGGCTTTGGCCGGGGAAGGACTTCCAGCGGGAAGGAGTATCGGGTATGAGATTTTCGACCAGAATAATTTTGGAATGACCGATTTCGTTCAGAAAATAAATTCAAGGCGGGCACTTGAAGGTGAGATACAAAGAACTATAGAAGGGCTCTCTGAAGTACAGGAAGCCAGGGTTCACATAGTTATCCCTGAAAACACTATCTTTTTGGATGTCAAAAATGATGCAAAGGCTTCGGTTGTTATACGCTGTGTTCATGGACGTCAGCTCTCTGCCGATCAGATCCGCGGAATAACCCACCTTGTTTCATCAAGTGTTGATGGGCTCAAACCTCAGAATATCTCAATTGTTGATTTCAACGGAAAACTTCTCTCAAATCCTTTTGCTCATGATGAAATTGCCCTGGCAACTTCAAGCAACATGGAGTTAAAGCAAACTGTTGAAAGATACCTTGAATCTAAATCAAACCAAATGCTTACAGCTATTCTCGGCCCATCCAAGGCCTATGTGAAAGTTTCTGCAGAGCTTGATTTCGACAGGGTGGAGAAAACTATAGAACGCTTTGACCCTGAAAGCAGAGTTATCCGCTCTGAAGAAAGGGTTGAAGAGAGTACAAGAAATGCACCCGATGGTGATCACCTAAGGGAGCGTTCCCTGACAAATTATGAAATAGACAGAACACTGCAGAGTGTTGTTCAGGAAGTTGGAAATGTAAGAAGGTTAAGTGTTTCGGTTGCTGTTGATGGAAGATATGAAGAGGGTGAAGAGGGGGAGATGGTTTTCACCCAGCGCAGCATAGAAGAGCTTCAGAATATCGAGGATATTGTTAAAAATGCAGTGGGGTATGATCTTGCCCGTGGTGATCAGATTACCGTTTCCGGAATGCAGTTTGACAATGAAATGCTTCGAAGGCAACGTGACGATATGCGCTCAAGAGAGGAATGGGAATTTAGAGTAAATATTGCCAAATATGTTGTGGGATTCTTCATTGCACTGCTGCTGATTTTCTTTCTGCGCTACCTTGCAAAAACCCTTGCCGATGCGATGAATCCCCCGGTGCCGGCACTGGAGCAGTTCGGTTTGCAGGAAGAGGTTATACCGGAAGTGGATGAAACTGTAAGAAGCAGATCTGAAATTCTTGAGCGGGTTGAAATAATGACAAGAGAGGAACCGGTCAATATATCTTCCATAATAAAAGAGTGGCTTTCTGAACCTGCACCGTCAAATAAAAGAAAAAAATAA
- a CDS encoding Flagellar motor switch protein FliG: MAPAERKEKAGIYKENNEKPKSGGSKEPKMADVSGFPGPTKAAIVMVALGTEASGQIFKNLDENDIERLSTEIARLDNVKSDVREAVLHEFHNLAMAHQFVSQGGLDYAREVLEKAVGPRKAKEILEKVQQTIRTTGFNLLENIDPKQLVNFVQKEHPQTIALLLAHMEPANAAPIISSLPQELQVDVATRIATMESISPDTLDQVEEVLASQVKSLFGGDVSEIGGVKAVAEMLNSVDRGAEKNILGNLERDNPELATEIKNLMFVFEDVLLMDDRSMQRVLKEVDTKELSMALKGASEELQDKFFRNMSSRASEMIKEDMEFMGPIRLKDVEEVQQRIVDVVRRLEEDGEIIISGRGGEEDIVV, translated from the coding sequence ATGGCACCTGCAGAACGTAAAGAAAAAGCCGGTATTTATAAAGAAAACAACGAGAAGCCAAAAAGTGGTGGTTCCAAAGAGCCAAAAATGGCCGATGTTTCAGGGTTTCCCGGCCCCACCAAAGCCGCCATCGTGATGGTTGCGCTTGGAACAGAAGCATCTGGACAGATTTTTAAAAATCTGGATGAAAACGATATCGAGCGGCTCTCAACAGAAATAGCCAGATTGGATAACGTTAAATCAGATGTGCGCGAGGCTGTATTACACGAATTTCACAATCTGGCTATGGCTCATCAGTTTGTCTCCCAGGGGGGACTTGATTATGCAAGAGAGGTTTTGGAAAAAGCCGTTGGCCCCAGAAAGGCAAAAGAAATTCTGGAAAAAGTCCAGCAGACCATAAGAACCACCGGTTTTAATCTTCTTGAGAATATAGACCCAAAACAACTTGTAAACTTCGTTCAGAAAGAACACCCTCAGACCATAGCGCTTCTGCTGGCCCATATGGAGCCTGCCAATGCAGCTCCGATCATCTCGTCACTTCCACAGGAACTTCAGGTGGACGTTGCAACAAGAATTGCCACCATGGAAAGCATCTCTCCCGATACCCTTGATCAGGTGGAGGAGGTTCTTGCAAGTCAGGTCAAATCTCTGTTCGGTGGGGATGTCTCTGAAATCGGTGGTGTTAAAGCTGTTGCTGAGATGCTTAACAGTGTTGATCGCGGGGCGGAGAAGAACATTCTTGGAAATCTTGAAAGGGATAATCCGGAACTGGCTACTGAGATTAAAAATCTCATGTTTGTTTTCGAGGATGTACTCCTTATGGACGATCGTTCTATGCAGCGTGTACTCAAGGAAGTGGATACAAAGGAACTATCCATGGCACTCAAGGGAGCTTCCGAGGAGCTGCAGGACAAGTTTTTCAGAAACATGTCTTCACGTGCATCAGAGATGATAAAGGAAGATATGGAGTTTATGGGTCCGATACGTCTCAAGGATGTGGAGGAAGTCCAGCAGCGGATTGTAGATGTTGTGAGAAGACTGGAAGAGGATGGGGAAATTATCATAAGCGGTCGCGGCGGCGAAGAAGACATTGTTGTCTAA
- a CDS encoding Flagellar assembly protein FliH, whose translation MDQDMVNKENISTLIDQLLKAKDPAEVGLKKILRKKVDQFNDYPLHTPELEEFSTSEKNGVLNVDERSTLELQKRVGELEEQLKSKEESARKAVQNAYNKGKQEGLEQGKLKGKETADAEYAAEIQKIQDNVTAVLNQLQSSKKELLRNSEHTLLRLCVQIVKKIIANEVCSNEKLILGVLKKALRSIAEKDRLIIRISPQDLQTVKGGREFWVSVTERLKDVSIEDDERIQRGGCIIESVNGIVDARLDVQIDEITTLLENMWQADISEDCITLS comes from the coding sequence ATGGATCAGGATATGGTAAACAAAGAAAATATTTCTACTCTGATTGATCAGCTGCTCAAAGCCAAAGATCCTGCTGAGGTCGGATTAAAAAAGATCCTGCGCAAAAAGGTGGATCAGTTCAATGATTATCCTCTCCATACCCCGGAGCTTGAAGAGTTTAGCACTTCTGAAAAAAACGGGGTCTTAAATGTGGATGAGAGAAGTACCCTGGAACTGCAAAAAAGGGTCGGTGAACTTGAAGAGCAGTTAAAGAGCAAAGAGGAAAGCGCACGAAAAGCTGTCCAGAATGCCTATAACAAAGGTAAACAGGAGGGGCTTGAGCAGGGGAAACTGAAAGGTAAAGAAACCGCTGATGCAGAATATGCAGCTGAGATACAAAAAATTCAGGACAATGTAACAGCTGTGCTCAATCAACTCCAAAGCTCCAAAAAAGAACTGCTCCGAAATTCAGAGCATACCCTGCTTCGGCTTTGTGTGCAGATTGTGAAAAAAATTATCGCTAATGAGGTCTGCAGCAACGAAAAACTTATACTTGGGGTTTTGAAAAAAGCCCTACGTTCAATTGCGGAAAAAGACAGACTCATTATAAGAATCTCCCCTCAGGATCTTCAAACTGTTAAAGGCGGGAGGGAGTTTTGGGTCTCGGTTACAGAGAGGCTCAAGGATGTGTCCATAGAAGATGATGAAAGAATCCAGCGCGGTGGCTGCATAATCGAATCGGTCAACGGTATCGTTGATGCAAGACTCGATGTACAGATCGATGAGATAACAACTCTTCTTGAAAACATGTGGCAGGCAGATATTTCAGAAGACTGCATCACCCTCTCCTGA
- a CDS encoding Flagellum-specific ATP synthase FliI, with amino-acid sequence MQFNPQTLDNRFTKYLDCVNSSKTIKLHGRITEVVGLLIESTGPAASVGEVCNLEENGRIVGRAEVVGFRKERTLLMPLGDVNNIHPGLIVTGTGRPLTINASSDLKGRVLDGLGFPIDGKPLLKMGERRSVISAVPNPLTRKRISEPFHTGIKAIDSLLTVGKGQRMGIFAGSGVGKSVLLGMMARNCKSDINVIALIGERGREVREFIERDLGPEGLARSIVVVATSDQPALIRIKGALVAASIAEYFRDQGKDVLFMADSITRLAMAQREIGLAVGEPPATKGYTPSVFSILPQFLERAGNSDKGTITGLFTVLVEGDDMDDPIADSARSILDGHIALSRRLASKNHYPAIDVLESISRCMRDVVSDEHIQIASTIKDCMATYKENEDLVQIGAYMPGTNDKVDKAIKLNQPLISYLRQKVATACQFDKNIIELRQIAEKTGILNS; translated from the coding sequence ATGCAATTCAATCCCCAGACATTAGACAACAGATTTACAAAATATCTGGATTGTGTCAACTCTTCAAAAACAATAAAACTCCATGGCAGAATAACTGAAGTCGTAGGGCTTCTTATAGAATCTACCGGACCAGCTGCTTCTGTGGGCGAAGTGTGCAATCTTGAAGAAAACGGTAGAATCGTAGGCAGGGCAGAGGTGGTCGGTTTTCGAAAAGAAAGAACCCTGCTCATGCCCCTTGGTGATGTGAACAATATTCATCCCGGTCTTATAGTAACAGGAACCGGACGACCTCTCACTATCAATGCAAGCTCAGATCTCAAGGGACGGGTTCTTGATGGTCTTGGGTTCCCCATTGATGGAAAACCTCTCCTTAAAATGGGTGAGAGAAGATCTGTTATCTCTGCTGTTCCCAACCCCTTAACCAGAAAAAGGATTTCAGAACCCTTTCACACGGGCATCAAAGCAATCGACAGTCTGCTGACTGTAGGTAAGGGGCAGAGGATGGGGATTTTTGCCGGCAGCGGAGTCGGAAAAAGTGTTCTTTTGGGTATGATGGCCCGCAACTGCAAATCGGATATCAATGTGATTGCGCTTATAGGTGAACGGGGCAGAGAGGTGAGGGAATTTATCGAACGGGATCTTGGGCCCGAGGGGCTGGCAAGATCGATTGTGGTAGTTGCCACCTCAGATCAGCCCGCACTTATTCGAATAAAAGGCGCACTGGTTGCAGCATCAATAGCGGAGTACTTCAGGGATCAGGGTAAAGATGTCCTGTTTATGGCCGATTCAATTACCAGACTCGCAATGGCTCAAAGAGAGATCGGGCTTGCAGTAGGGGAACCTCCTGCAACCAAGGGGTACACCCCTTCCGTTTTTTCCATATTACCACAATTTCTCGAACGTGCAGGTAATTCTGATAAGGGTACCATCACCGGGCTTTTTACTGTACTTGTTGAAGGTGACGATATGGATGATCCAATAGCAGACTCCGCCCGATCGATTCTTGACGGGCATATAGCATTGTCAAGACGACTGGCAAGCAAAAATCACTATCCTGCAATAGATGTGTTGGAGAGTATATCAAGATGTATGAGGGATGTGGTAAGCGATGAACACATACAGATCGCTTCAACCATCAAAGATTGCATGGCTACCTATAAGGAAAATGAGGACCTGGTACAGATAGGTGCCTATATGCCGGGAACAAATGATAAGGTGGACAAGGCGATAAAATTGAATCAGCCACTGATCTCCTATCTGCGGCAAAAAGTGGCAACTGCCTGTCAGTTCGACAAAAACATTATCGAACTAAGGCAAATTGCGGAAAAAACAGGAATCCTTAACTCATGA
- a CDS encoding biopolymer transport protein ExbB/TolQ yields the protein MFGSIAAQFNAGGDFMWIILAVFALAVAVMIERLIYFFIYCNNDTMKTASNLIAKLKSGNIKDAEQIASSRTTPMHKLMNVAVSSYSGGKEPEIIIERIEQAAIRELPRLSNRINYLSLIANVSTLLGLLGTITGLQLSFSALADDASQQAAMLAVGISKAMNTTAFGLIVAVPCMVMYTFLSNKQQKLVKTIDEAVSHIVSAIKEKKA from the coding sequence ATGTTTGGGTCTATAGCTGCTCAGTTCAATGCTGGTGGAGATTTTATGTGGATTATACTGGCAGTTTTTGCCTTAGCCGTAGCAGTTATGATTGAGAGATTAATCTATTTTTTCATTTACTGCAATAACGACACTATGAAAACGGCAAGTAATCTTATTGCAAAACTAAAAAGCGGTAACATAAAAGATGCTGAACAGATTGCCTCCAGTCGAACCACACCGATGCACAAACTTATGAACGTGGCAGTCAGTTCCTATTCAGGCGGTAAAGAACCGGAAATCATAATCGAGAGAATAGAGCAGGCCGCAATCCGTGAGCTGCCACGGCTTTCAAACAGAATTAACTACCTTTCACTTATAGCAAATGTTTCAACTTTGCTTGGGCTGCTTGGAACCATAACCGGACTGCAGCTCTCTTTCAGTGCTCTTGCAGATGATGCTTCCCAGCAAGCTGCTATGCTGGCTGTAGGAATCTCAAAAGCAATGAATACAACAGCATTCGGGCTTATCGTGGCAGTTCCCTGCATGGTAATGTACACTTTTCTCTCCAACAAACAGCAGAAACTTGTAAAAACCATCGATGAAGCAGTTTCTCATATCGTCTCTGCCATTAAGGAGAAGAAAGCATGA
- a CDS encoding biopolymer transport protein ExbD/TolR has protein sequence MSFLKAAMDTNDKSAVFKPQLTSLVDVMTILLVFLIKSFSVEGSLISPPQNIQLPVSESREEMQVLKSIDITSTALLVGEEFITYHEDYLNSDSLLIEPLFRYIENYTSTDNEESLLIQSDRDIEFDILKRVMYTCSKAGISDFNILVVNED, from the coding sequence ATGAGCTTTTTGAAAGCTGCAATGGACACAAATGATAAAAGCGCAGTGTTTAAACCTCAGTTAACATCTCTTGTAGATGTAATGACAATATTGCTGGTGTTCCTGATCAAGAGTTTTTCTGTTGAGGGGTCGCTTATTTCACCTCCTCAAAACATTCAACTCCCTGTCTCCGAGTCAAGGGAGGAGATGCAGGTGCTCAAAAGTATTGATATTACATCAACAGCACTGTTGGTCGGTGAGGAGTTTATCACTTATCATGAAGATTACCTTAATAGTGATTCATTGTTAATCGAGCCGTTGTTCAGATATATCGAAAATTATACCAGCACAGACAACGAGGAATCTCTTCTGATACAATCTGACAGGGATATTGAATTTGATATCCTAAAGCGTGTGATGTATACCTGCAGCAAAGCCGGAATATCGGATTTTAACATTCTTGTGGTGAATGAGGACTAA
- a CDS encoding TonB family protein, which translates to MKANYLEKPFVIQKTIADYMFPVIAVITMLLFLAAGLHFRKFGLPEKGKDSVVTTPTTAQFLFEETKTQPPVEEKPVVVQEKVVKEKSPPQIIDLTEQPTTPTEIQEPEQSELAEEQKEARPIYGLRRVYSKGIGSGGDMSDAIVGRLGNTLDRSADTSEATEDDIMGRVVSAATVSSAPRVKRQVRPEYTKEMLENRVEGTVRIRVLIDIDGKVKKAELLNDIGFGSGEQALVTIKEMEFFPALRNDEPVAVWIVIPVRFVLLG; encoded by the coding sequence GTGAAAGCGAATTATCTGGAGAAACCTTTTGTAATCCAAAAAACAATCGCAGATTACATGTTCCCAGTCATTGCAGTAATTACTATGCTTCTGTTCCTGGCTGCAGGTCTGCACTTCAGAAAATTCGGACTGCCTGAAAAAGGTAAAGACAGCGTTGTAACCACACCAACTACAGCGCAGTTTCTTTTTGAAGAGACAAAAACACAACCCCCGGTAGAAGAAAAACCAGTAGTTGTGCAGGAGAAAGTTGTTAAAGAAAAATCACCTCCGCAAATAATCGACCTGACCGAACAACCTACTACTCCAACCGAAATACAGGAGCCGGAACAATCAGAATTGGCTGAAGAGCAGAAAGAGGCAAGACCGATATATGGGCTTAGAAGAGTGTACTCCAAAGGTATCGGGTCGGGTGGGGATATGTCGGATGCTATTGTGGGACGTTTAGGAAACACTCTCGACAGAAGTGCTGATACTTCAGAGGCAACGGAAGATGATATTATGGGCCGGGTTGTTTCTGCGGCTACGGTTTCTTCGGCGCCAAGGGTAAAAAGACAGGTTCGCCCGGAATATACAAAAGAAATGCTGGAAAACAGAGTCGAAGGAACTGTTAGAATCAGAGTCCTGATCGATATCGATGGTAAGGTAAAAAAAGCTGAATTGCTTAACGATATTGGGTTTGGCTCTGGAGAACAGGCGCTGGTGACCATAAAGGAGATGGAATTTTTCCCGGCATTAAGAAATGATGAGCCGGTGGCTGTGTGGATTGTGATTCCGGTTAGATTTGTTTTACTTGGGTAA
- a CDS encoding TonB family protein — translation MKTFSVILFLIVFAFGVEEELKPTANDFSFIDDSEIELIDDSEIELIDDSEIELIDDSEMASYEEESEFYGVDVMPTLKTFINAHYPEHLLREGVEGTVLLELLIDESGLVESVEVVAGADPDFDSSAVRAARDFEFTPAQVQGESVAVLLQYEYHFTLHEAQIELQEVRNFEGRLIERGTRIPVQDAFIVLNFTDTLCDGSLPLPLQHYLERIASFEGQYIEENRLVTVSDSSGRFSFYSLPSCSVEISVIVPGYREFSTKEFISEGELIDAVYHVTRHSYSDFEILVYGRVEEKEVSRRQLTLAEVRKIPGLGGDAIKVVQAMPGVARPRMGSSEIVVRGAPSWDSRYYLDGVPIPLLFHFGGLTSIYNAEALESIDFYPGGFGTRYGGVIGGVVEIKGRKAETERWKGHLDVSSIDASVFAEGPVSDNVSVQLYANRSYVGELLNFLIDIMEKSGDFEFPISLAPYYWDYLVRTDIDLNSQNQMYFSLLGSLDSVVLAYSEMADMGSSEIDDLTDHMSLGISFHQATFNWDHIFSEMLRNSLTLSGTMGRFNSSVFGIVKANEKFRMFNLRDELNYTPNDRFRFNLGVDLELIVTDLELTIPQGNQSFARDTTNDWLFGLVGTYLNMEFKPIENLLIIPGIRYDYYPELDYRGGIVPEFWPYDFMNNRRGKSGEPSFRLTGRYEFIPGNTIKAAIGTYSQTPQPVGQVIHPTWGNPALPATKASHYVAGYERHLTDLLSLDVQGYYNYQWDVPRMAGQGDMEDRDSEQALWTRDGTGRMYGLELMLRHDRSERFFGWLTYTLSRSEYFSTVDNKWALFSTDETHNIQLLASWHLDRDWDLGFRLRYVTGKPYTPIVNRGESENWKGFFPIYGDTNSGRYNPFFQLDLRADKKIIFNNFIYSFYVDLQNISWFLYKSPEQYFYNYNYTERQSISMIPMLRTGVKVEF, via the coding sequence ATGAAAACATTTTCGGTTATACTTTTTTTGATTGTATTTGCGTTTGGAGTCGAGGAAGAATTAAAACCAACTGCAAATGATTTTTCGTTCATTGATGATTCGGAGATTGAGCTTATTGATGATTCGGAGATTGAGCTTATTGATGATTCGGAGATTGAGCTTATTGATGATTCGGAGATGGCGAGCTATGAAGAGGAAAGTGAGTTTTACGGGGTAGATGTTATGCCGACGCTAAAAACATTTATCAATGCGCACTACCCGGAGCATCTTTTAAGAGAAGGGGTTGAAGGAACCGTTCTGCTTGAACTGCTGATTGATGAAAGTGGATTGGTGGAGAGTGTGGAGGTTGTTGCCGGAGCAGACCCGGATTTCGACAGTTCTGCAGTCAGGGCTGCCAGAGATTTCGAGTTTACTCCAGCACAAGTGCAGGGTGAATCAGTTGCAGTGCTTCTTCAATATGAATACCACTTTACCCTTCATGAGGCTCAGATAGAATTACAGGAAGTCAGAAATTTTGAGGGAAGATTGATTGAACGGGGTACACGTATCCCTGTTCAGGATGCTTTTATCGTTTTGAATTTTACAGATACCCTGTGTGATGGTTCTCTCCCCTTACCACTTCAGCATTATTTAGAGAGAATCGCATCTTTTGAAGGACAATATATTGAGGAAAACAGGCTTGTAACGGTAAGTGATTCTTCCGGGCGCTTTAGTTTTTATTCCTTACCGTCATGTTCTGTCGAAATATCAGTGATTGTTCCCGGGTATCGTGAGTTTTCAACAAAGGAGTTTATTAGTGAAGGTGAACTAATTGACGCGGTATATCATGTGACACGTCACTCATACTCTGATTTTGAAATCCTTGTCTATGGCAGGGTAGAGGAGAAAGAGGTTAGCAGGAGGCAGTTGACTCTTGCCGAAGTGAGAAAAATCCCAGGCCTTGGGGGAGATGCAATAAAGGTAGTTCAGGCTATGCCCGGTGTGGCGCGTCCCCGAATGGGTAGTTCAGAAATTGTAGTGCGTGGAGCTCCGTCATGGGATTCAAGGTATTATCTGGATGGTGTCCCCATTCCCTTACTTTTTCATTTCGGTGGTTTAACATCTATCTACAACGCTGAGGCGCTCGAGTCTATTGATTTTTATCCCGGTGGTTTTGGCACCCGGTATGGTGGCGTTATAGGTGGTGTGGTTGAGATAAAGGGGCGAAAAGCAGAAACAGAACGCTGGAAAGGGCATCTGGATGTAAGTTCCATTGATGCAAGTGTGTTTGCTGAGGGGCCGGTTAGTGACAATGTATCTGTACAGTTGTATGCAAACCGAAGTTATGTGGGTGAGTTATTGAATTTCCTTATTGATATAATGGAAAAGAGTGGAGATTTTGAATTCCCGATCTCGCTGGCACCCTACTACTGGGATTACCTTGTACGAACAGATATAGACCTCAACAGCCAAAATCAGATGTATTTCTCTTTACTTGGATCTCTTGACAGTGTGGTGCTTGCCTATTCAGAAATGGCGGATATGGGAAGTTCTGAAATCGATGATTTGACTGATCATATGAGTTTAGGTATTTCGTTTCATCAGGCCACCTTTAACTGGGACCATATATTTTCCGAAATGCTGAGAAATTCTCTTACTTTGTCAGGAACAATGGGTCGCTTTAATTCATCAGTTTTTGGAATTGTGAAAGCAAATGAAAAATTCAGGATGTTCAATCTTCGGGATGAACTTAACTATACCCCAAACGATCGTTTTCGCTTTAATCTGGGAGTTGACCTGGAGCTTATAGTTACTGATTTGGAGCTCACTATTCCTCAGGGTAATCAGTCATTTGCAAGAGATACCACAAATGACTGGCTGTTTGGACTTGTAGGGACGTATCTGAATATGGAATTTAAACCAATTGAAAACCTTCTGATCATTCCCGGCATAAGATACGATTACTATCCTGAACTTGATTACAGAGGTGGTATCGTACCGGAATTCTGGCCCTATGATTTTATGAACAACCGAAGAGGTAAATCCGGAGAACCATCTTTCAGGCTAACCGGAAGATATGAGTTTATCCCCGGTAATACAATTAAAGCAGCAATTGGTACTTATAGCCAAACCCCTCAGCCTGTGGGACAGGTAATACATCCAACCTGGGGTAATCCTGCCCTCCCGGCAACGAAAGCCTCTCACTACGTTGCCGGTTATGAAAGACATCTTACTGATTTATTAAGCCTTGATGTTCAGGGATACTACAATTACCAGTGGGATGTGCCGCGAATGGCTGGTCAGGGTGATATGGAAGATCGGGATTCTGAGCAGGCCTTGTGGACAAGAGATGGAACGGGAAGAATGTATGGATTGGAGCTAATGCTCAGACATGACAGAAGTGAACGCTTTTTTGGCTGGCTCACGTATACGCTTTCAAGAAGTGAGTATTTTAGCACAGTGGATAACAAATGGGCGCTTTTTAGCACCGATGAAACCCATAACATTCAGCTTCTGGCTTCCTGGCATCTTGACAGAGACTGGGATCTGGGATTCAGGTTACGATATGTTACAGGAAAACCATATACACCAATTGTTAACAGGGGGGAAAGTGAAAACTGGAAAGGATTTTTTCCCATATACGGGGACACAAATTCCGGCCGTTACAATCCTTTTTTCCAACTCGATCTGAGAGCTGACAAGAAGATCATTTTTAATAACTTTATCTACTCTTTTTACGTCGATCTTCAGAATATCAGCTGGTTCCTGTATAAGAGCCCTGAGCAGTATTTTTATAATTACAATTACACCGAGAGACAATCTATTAGTATGATACCAATGCTTAGAACGGGTGTTAAAGTTGAATTCTAA